Proteins encoded within one genomic window of Panicum virgatum strain AP13 chromosome 1N, P.virgatum_v5, whole genome shotgun sequence:
- the LOC120653704 gene encoding cysteine-rich receptor-like protein kinase 6, protein MSMPRLPLHSMVGIRVASSATPAGDSVTSICGVTGKFSPNNSFERNLLRLAKDLSNSTTSSSNVFAVATVGEIPDSANTAAFCRRDTSASSCWDCITTACMDEQGGSGAVQDQGAAARQVAAHKSREARGLLCPEEEKLLVYEYMPNGSLDRLIFDQQREPLLDWEKRMHVIQGITEGMLYLHKHSWVRVIHRDLKASNALLDKDIIPMISDFGLAKIFPSNMMEANTGRVAGIFGFMAPEYISNGTFSVKSDVYSFGMLLLEIVSSKRNNRHNQYNVFNNIVKYKVLKLHSPSSASARLDAVSAASLPPLAPAIALTAAWAARADRRASARLPTARSLTLPEARVRSLCASLEAGIAAAPPAGETGAPHRESPPLERDGEWER, encoded by the exons ATGAGCATGCCGCGCCTGCCGCTGCATTCTATGGTCGGCATCCGTGTCGCTTCAAGTGCCACCCCAGCTGGAGACAGCGTCACCAGCATTTGTGGTGTAACGGGGAAGTTCAGCCCCAACAACAGTTTCGAGAGAAACCTCCTTCGTCTCGCAAAAGACCTTTCAAATAGCACAACATCTTCCTCGAACGTCTTCGCGGTGGCGACGGTTGGGGAAATCCCCGACTCTGCAAACACTGCAGCTTTCTGCCGCCGCGACACCTCCGCCTCGTCATGCTGGGACTGCATCACAACAGCGTGCATGGACG AGCAAGGAGGGAGTGGAGCAGTTCAAGACCAAGGTGCAGCTGCTCGTCAAGTTGCAGCACATAAATCTCGTGAGGCTCGTGGGCTGTTGTGTCCAGAGGAGGAGAAACTGCTCGTCTACGAGTACATGCCTAATGGCAGCCTCGACCGTTTAATCTTCG ACCAGCAGAGGGAGCCACTGCTGGACTGGGAGAAGAGGATGCACGTAATTCAAGGAATCACAGAGGGAATGCTCTACCTACACAAGCATTCCTGGGTGCGTGTGATCCACAGAGATTTGAAGGCCAGCAATGCTTTGCTTGACAAGGACATTATCCCCATGATCTCTGACTTCGGCCTAGCTAAAATCTTCCCCTCGAACATGATGGAAGCCAACACTGGCAGAGTCGCCGGTATATT TGGCTTCATGGCTCCTGAGTATATTTCCAACGGAACATTCTCAGTCAAGTCCGACGTCTACAGCTTCGGTATGTTGCTGCTGGAGATTGTTAGCAGCAAGCGGAACAATCGTCACAATCAGTACAACGTCTTCAACAACATAGTCAAATAT AAGGTACTGAAACTTCACTCGccgtcctccgcctccgcgcgcctCGACGCCGTCTCCGCTGCAAGTCTcccgccgctcgcgccggccaTCGCTCTCACCGCTGCATGGGCCGCTCGCGCCGACCGCCGCGCGTCGGCCAGACTTCCCACCGCGAGATCTTTGACGCTGCCGGAGGCTAGGGTCCGGTCGCTCTGTGCATCGCTAGAGGCCGGCatagccgccgcgccgcccgccggggagACCGGGGCGCCCCACCGGGAGTCTCCGCCGctggagagagatggagagtgGGAGAGATAG
- the LOC120656850 gene encoding adenosylhomocysteinase, producing MALSVEKTSSGREYKVKDLSQADFGRLEIELAEVEMPGLMACRAEFGPSKPFAGARISGSLHMTIQTAVLIETLTALGAEVRWCSCNIFSTQDHAAAAIARDSAAVFAWKGETLEEYWWCTERCLDWGEGGGPDLIVDDGGDATLLIHEGVKAEEEYEKTGKVPDPESTDNAEFKIVLTIIRDGIKADPKKYRKMKDRLVGVSEETTTGVKRLYQMQETGTLLFPAINVNDSVTKSKFDNLYGCRHSLPDGLMRATDVMIAGKVAVVCGYGDVGKGCAAALKQAGARVIVTEIDPICALQALMEGLQVLTLEDVVSEADIFVTTTGNKDIIMVDHMRKMKNNAIVCNIGHFDNEIDMHGLETYPGVKRITIKPQTDRWVFPETKTGIIVLAEGRLMNLGCATGHPSFVMSCSFTNQVIAQLELWKEKSSGKYEKKVYVLPKHLDEKVAALHLGKLGAKLTKLTKSQADYISVPIEGPYKPAHYRY from the exons ATGGCGCTCTCCGTGGAGAAGACCTCGTCGGGGCGGGAGTACAAGGTCAAGGACCTGTCCCAGGCCGACTTCGGCCGCCTCGAGATCGAGCTGGCCGAGGTCGAGATGCCCGGACTCATGGCGTGCCGCGCCGAGTTCGGCCCATCCAAGCCCTTCGCCGGCGCCAGGATCTCGGGCTCCCTCCACATGACCATCCAGACCGCCGTCCTCATCGAGACCCTCACCGCGCTCGGCGCCGAGGTCCGCTGGTGCTCCTGCAACATCTTCTCCACGCaggaccacgccgccgccgccatcgcgcgGGACTCCGCCGCGGTCTTCGCGTGGAAGGGGGAGACGCTCGAGGAGTACTGGTGGTGCACCGAGCGCTGCCTCGACtggggcgagggcggcggccccGACCTCATCGTCGACGACGGTGGCGACGCCACGCTCCTCATCCACGAGGGCGTCAAGGCCGAGGAGGAGTACGAGAAGACCGGCAAGGTCCCCGATCCGGAGTCCACCGACAACGCCGAGTTCAAGATCGTGCTCACCATCATCCGCGACGGGATCAAGGCTGACCCCAAGAAGTACCGCAAGATGAAGGATAGGCTCGTTGGAGTCTCGGAGGAGACCACTACCGGAGTTAAGAGGCTCTACCAGATGCAGGAGACCGGCACTCTCCTCTTCCCCGCCATCAACGTCAACGACTCCGTCACCAAGAGCAAG TTCGACAACCTGTATGGTTGCCGCCACTCCCTTCCTGATGGTCTGATGAGGGCCACCGATGTTATGATTGCTGGCAAGGTTGCGGTAGTATGCGGTTATGGTGATGTTGGCAAGGGCTGTGCTGCTGCCCTCAAGCAGGCTGGTGCCCGTGTCATCGTCACTGAGATTGATCCCATCTGTGCCCTTCAAGCCCTGATGGAGGGTCTTCAGGTCCTTACCTTGGAGGATGTCGTTTCTGAAGCTGACATCTTTGTGACCACCACTGGCAACAAGGACATCATCATGGTTGACCAcatgaggaagatgaagaacaATGCAATTGTCTGCAACATCGGTCACTTTGACAATGAGATTGACATGCATGGTCTTGAGACCTACCCTGGTGTGAAACGCATCACCATCAAGCCTCAGACGGACCGCTGGGTGTTCCCTGAGACCAAGACTGGCATCATTGTCCTTGCTGAGGGTCGTCTGATGAACCTTGGATGCGCTACTGGTCACCCCAGCTTTGTCATGTCCTGCTCATTCACTAACCAG GTCATTGCTCAGCTTGAGCTGTGGAAGGAGAAGAGCTCTGGCAAGTATGAGAAGAAGGTGTACGTGCTCCCCAAGCACCTTGATGAGAAGGTTGCTGCTCTCCACTTGGGCAAGCTTGGTGCCAAGCTCACCAAGCTCACCAAGTCTCAGGCCGACTACATCAGCGTCCCGATTGAGGGTCCCTACAAGCCCGCTCACTACCGGTACTAG